The DNA segment ggCCTATTCCTTGATTACGTAATATAACAAGATACATATTATGGCTCTTTGAGCatcaattttagaaattatataaataaatttttgatataatagaCCAGAAATactctaaaataacaaattttaaacataaaaagcaCTCAACAAATAATGCTAAGGCTTATCatgatttatgaaaaatctACAGCAAAAAAGATAAGGAATCGAAACGtggatatttaatttcttaaaacgAGATGATGTTTCAAGCATTCAGAGTCTTtggatttatttccttcattatttcaAGCGTATATACCTGGGACAATGCTTACGTTCGAATTCAACATGACCCCGATGGCAAAAGGATAGTTACACTTATGGATTTTGAGAGAATTGTGAACATATATGTGGAAGACACAAGTCAAGGAATTGAAAGCGTCATTGATTGTAATACTTATATAAGACATGAGTTATTATTGTTAACTCTCAAGCATGAGgtgattaaaataatcattgtacaattatatttgaattaaatattgaatatcacTAATGTAAGTGAGTCAGTCCctaataaattgacaataatgcAAAGTgaggattaatatttttttactaggaAGAATATGGACCAAGGATTCCAAGTATTTCTAGGGAGAGAAAAAGTATAGATGTGGGATACTATAAACGACTTTGTCATAAAAGAAACCATCAAAttgtaaaatgattaattattagatattttatcaCCTCTCAATGCATTAAATCCACTTTTCTTTCAGTCACATATATACGGCACAAACGATTCCCCAGGTGCAAAAACAAAGCTTGCTTATGACCGAAATGTTTTATCTAAGGCTTATGAAGGAACTATGTTCTGCACCAAGTATAACCCTAATTACAATCCTCTAGTCTATAACGAAGGACTCAATTTTACAGATGAATGCTGtagaaaatttcaaacttgTGGGGCCACAATTGGGAAACTACAATACCAATTTGATCTCTTAAACGTGTACCCTTATAACCTTAAACAATGCAGTTGTGTCTCAAAGTTTAAAAGTTGTTTGAATGACCTCCAGGATTCAGGAAAAGATGCAAAGTTGGCAAAAGAGATACACAGactattttttgatgttttgaaTATGAAATGCTTTGATTTGGAGGAACAAG comes from the Lepeophtheirus salmonis chromosome 4, UVic_Lsal_1.4, whole genome shotgun sequence genome and includes:
- the LOC121116941 gene encoding uncharacterized protein; its protein translation is MMFQAFRVFGFISFIISSVYTWDNAYVRIQHDPDGKRIVTLMDFERIVNIYVEDTSQGIESVIDCNTYIRHELLLLTLKHEEEYGPRIPSISRERKSIDVGYYKRLCHKRNHQISHIYGTNDSPGAKTKLAYDRNVLSKAYEGTMFCTKYNPNYNPLVYNEGLNFTDECCRKFQTCGATIGKLQYQFDLLNVYPYNLKQCSCVSKFKSCLNDLQDSGKDAKLAKEIHRLFFDVLNMKCFDLEEQEICSKWSTWFDSCEEKKLIDSVHVKYNV